ACAGCACATTGCGACCGGCGGATCCGCCGGCAGACCGAAGCGCTTTAGCTACCTTTGCCTGCCTCGTGCGCCGCGATGATACGGTCCATCAGCTCGTTCCATTCCGCGTCGATCTGGCAGCGCTCCGGACGGGCTTCGAGCCAGGCGACGGTCCGTTTGATCCCTTCGGCAAACGGCAGCGTCGCTTCGAAATCCGGGACGAACCGCTTGATTTTGCTGTTGTCGAAGACGATGCTGTACGCCTTGTCCCCGAGCAGGCCGCCGACTTCGCCCGGCGAATAGGTGCAGATGAAGTCGGACGAGATATGGACAAGCTTCGGCTGCTCGACACCTCCCGCCTGCGCGATCGCCGTATAAATCTGGTTCCAGGTCAGCACCTCGTCCGACGTGATGTGGAACGCCTCGCCGACCGCGTCGCTGCGTCCGAGCAGTCCGACAAAGCCTTTGGCGAAGTCGGTGTTGTGCGTCATCGTCCAGAGCGAGGTGCCGTCGCCGTGCACGATAACCGGCTTCCCTTGGCGCATCCGGTCGATGATCGACCAGGGCCTGCTCCAGCTGTTCAGCGCGGCGGGAATCATCGTGTCGCCGTACGTAAACGACGGGCGGACGATCGTGACCGGGAAACCGTTCTCCTGATACGCTTTCATAAGCAGCTCCTCGCAGGCGATTTTGTCGCGGGAGTACTGCCAGTTCGGATTGGAAAGCGGCGTCGATTCGGTGGTGAGGTAATGCTCCGGCGGCTTCTGGTAAGCGGAAGCGGAGCTGATGAAGACGTACTGCTTCGTTTTGCCCTCGAAAAGCCGGATATCCGTGTTCACATGCTCCGGCGTAAAGGCGATCCAGTTGACGACCGCATCGAACTCGTAAGGCTGCAGCGCTTTTGCGGCGCCTTCCGGGTCGCGGATATCGCCCGTGATTACCTGTGCGCCTTCCGGAACGAATTCGCTCCGCCCTCCGCGGTTGAACAAATACAGCTCAAGGCCGCGCTGGACGGCCAGCTTCGATACCGCCTCGCTGATCAGGCCGGTTCCTCCGATAAACAACACCTTCATCGATCAATCTCTCCTTTTTGTGAAAAATCGTTTGGGTTGAGTCTGCCTCCGGCAGCTTTTCGGTGCGCGATCCCCGATTGTGCTTCATTCCGCGCTACTCCCCGTCTTCCGACAGCTCGTCCAGCGTTTTGCTGAAGCTCGGCGCCATGTTCGTCAGGAACCAGTTGACCTCCGGCATCGCGAGCTGCGCCAGCGACTGCTCGATCTGGCCTTTAGCGACCGCGAATTCGCGGTTGCCCGAAGACAGCTCGGACAAGCACTTGATATAGGCGTCAAGCAGATCGGCGGCCTTCAGCATCTTCATCAGCTCGGCACCGTCATCGTTTGCGGACGGCGAGCCGCTGTTTGCGTCAGGGCCGCCTGTGCCGACGGCGCCGGTCCCGGCCGCCGCCGCGTTGTCGCCGCGGCCGCCGGGCTCGCCGCCCGCCGCTTCCGCTGCCGCATGGCCGGGGGAGTCCGGCGAGCCCGGCCCGGCTTCGGCAGGAGGCGCCGCCGCGGCGGCAGGCCCCATAACGAAAGGGGCGTACGCCTCCTTCAGCTCCGGCGGCACCATCCCGAGC
This genomic window from Paenibacillus humicola contains:
- a CDS encoding SDR family oxidoreductase, translated to MKVLFIGGTGLISEAVSKLAVQRGLELYLFNRGGRSEFVPEGAQVITGDIRDPEGAAKALQPYEFDAVVNWIAFTPEHVNTDIRLFEGKTKQYVFISSASAYQKPPEHYLTTESTPLSNPNWQYSRDKIACEELLMKAYQENGFPVTIVRPSFTYGDTMIPAALNSWSRPWSIIDRMRQGKPVIVHGDGTSLWTMTHNTDFAKGFVGLLGRSDAVGEAFHITSDEVLTWNQIYTAIAQAGGVEQPKLVHISSDFICTYSPGEVGGLLGDKAYSIVFDNSKIKRFVPDFEATLPFAEGIKRTVAWLEARPERCQIDAEWNELMDRIIAAHEAGKGS
- the yfbR gene encoding 5'-deoxynucleotidase, coding for MDSHFIAYMYRLRYIERWSLMRNTTRENVAEHSYHVALLAHMLCEIGNRLFGRSLNADRAAAMALFHDATEVFTGDIPTPVKHHNPRMLGNFRELEAMAAERLLGMVPPELKEAYAPFVMGPAAAAAPPAEAGPGSPDSPGHAAAEAAGGEPGGRGDNAAAAGTGAVGTGGPDANSGSPSANDDGAELMKMLKAADLLDAYIKCLSELSSGNREFAVAKGQIEQSLAQLAMPEVNWFLTNMAPSFSKTLDELSEDGE